From Anopheles arabiensis isolate DONGOLA chromosome 3, AaraD3, whole genome shotgun sequence, a single genomic window includes:
- the LOC120900312 gene encoding uncharacterized protein LOC120900312 isoform X1 codes for MGRRFVMDKKSSTETMVKIYKATENVYASSSGSDSDESNASLLERSSLLSNKFMLPKDLSENGNIFNEFFSYSLWDALPNATQQKLTKYLPVAKDDFSSTTKIVHSLFSRELNRFYKEPMESFRLNLSTGNYRVDIARLQQNLAKSTTKDRRMVELQRLSRLAQNVMISREAALFSELQFISNHALPSCGRVMDNYRKRRQREYDFEAPSVMAKCQAVATKRYLSEIVSISEEAGLSLSLSDEEECLQALPTAPIRKQRRILGYNVQSGEQSCHPNRTIGHPNLSGASGFPNILSKKSALVNTSNGMGGNTFDGTIFNAPKLFIVTEDHYRKLLVQHRKRKMEEPNHPELNLDGVKLKDVVSRTQIAAGYRRILPLPKVYISDSAKENPIGIKARIKSQKLFRMHRVSPDQADLKHSVGFNLEERGINITEIKVEPSVDADQKSKSVLPNDSSESNSTDNELHHLALKHDEFIEGTRAASNHDKTKENGEDPINTVEKLKPFSEHVLDETELSIKPTAVTSLNPNVLNSVAQPDVPKKASDTSIGDNNSMNLLLSSGTHACFLSVVRDLFCSNPDHRCTMSELMQKLEAWTKSPVAERNDWFEQYNKNGDWDSTLQSAVKFLTGEFQNQPEDFVPYIEHKIAINILQWIGASRDADSRLVPLCTYWQNRKQEMNKQTNMPTITANNIIGLNNTLPIDTNMHVTVSPKNKNKTNISTKSLVSSAYSSTSSSILLPSAGEVSIGFNESSVSSLSSMTILADEDGSASERSVTPPPPLFPTDWSVRKATDEEIQRFREQEKCRYENPHMAFTYKQHSYDSVVGPVKGIYTQAPGISKARGHSMLVANRPNFVTILTLVRDATARLPNGEGTRADICELLKSSQYISPTATDQILQTIVSGALDRMHTEHDPCVKYDAKRKIWIYLHRNRTEQEFERLHMQYQGLSKHKKSIVRKSMRQSRESLTTATSKISNLAKQHQIDDNGPSGDNVASVSSAVEILRDNTTEIINVMDSGTDLSAATSVINIPTTIVGNTVTVARSTTSLLKKQVPLTVMDNSIVQQSCVDTRNENRTASNSPSQTDRTKKSINTTMQDHQLSDSGSDTIYKSSSKLYNAVTLITSSGNNVRTIQIPKSSISLSNRPDVASNHSTVTGNEALTSELSAHNTSPQSPKKIIVSAVVSAAKTMGASTAISPSTDFSLNHCVDNLQKLNTKPILVQSAGTASPIITPSSCSFSKDAIKISSAIGGTIVSIRQVNNTNLGTLGQKNQTFACAQSTSLLSPQLSTQAKRPHISMNSSSMIATTSAANAIRTIKGGTIISAAIEKPNCSSSVTSSTSKQSSNSAPMLQSNPATTVLSQKMMLSSTRAYASSAGESSNVPTVVAIKPTNSTSITTVTETGTNRPIIRPTANLFSTITLTKGQQSVLTPAKQQQIIQNLLLQNQKQSLITKQIVCTTDDAKQGVSVGSPFQLESPTAVPASFKMQHNPTSSVKPLSQQIVKITPTRAKTHCISTIRPVSTIVTSSNSPGHPSSSIVNQTSPGVKMIKMHPSTMLTSIEPQGMLNASTICGANTVTISGTNKSPASTPNSTMRVLKTATGTTTVIKTEVTPSGLSEKLLSQGTRHHVLDKHRNDLTAHVGSKVIVTPSISTGQLIPLESLLQKQGVTPTTNSSTGGLNTFLKITGTNKTGQQQFLQFTTSSNAASSITSTSASNVLSNSGTTSLGSVRQQYTILPQSRNIISVASTSRTCRKNNIPLTIVSSQDSNESLPSAASLIAGNKKGNVTEVNTIDDTVPSPPVHSPSEKQIPQVKLLTTAQSPKSFSSGAITSTTTIQPQNNISKTKTSLDNTDLLNAKIIGVRNIASTKLKGTSSLSLMNTGGLNIAHIGGKPVIIANNAAIGTNQGITVSTSHLHNNGVNKGTPAGTMLLTSKTNSISPALEQQNSNDMNVPGLPSTARRDNACTNSVIPGQIQTLMIRNNLLKVQSVPPMALNKLSQHTTISAGSVGASGAGSGVKTSTTAITACAGRCTTAQSRQQQQTQEAQTQYPQQTPQKQQQSKQLGSAGSAILFTPHVAANNKPLGAMSMEDKSFVKIQSSSTEISNNADGGSQKVQSQRIVLSQPTIASDLNVAGNALNFKRLKVIPISKQSKQ; via the exons ATGGGAAGACGCTTTGTGATGGATAAGAAATCTAGTACAGAAACAATGGTTAAAATCTACAAGGCTACGGAAAATGTGTATGCATCGAGCTCCGGAAGCGATTCTGACGAGAGCAATGCAAGCTTATTGGAAAGAAGTAGTCTACTGAGTAACAAATTTATGCTACCTAAAGATCTCAGTGAAAATGGTAACATATTTAACGAATTCTTTTCCTATTCGCTATGGGATGcactgccaaatgccactcaGCAAAAATTGACTAAGTACTTACCGGTAGCTAAAGATGATTTTTCGTCAACGACGAAAATAGTTCATAGTTTGTTTTCGCGTGAACTAAACCGTTTTTACAAGGAACCAATGGAAAGTTTTCGCCTAAATCTATCGACGGGAAACTATCGAGTAGACATAGCAAGACTGCAACAAAATTTAGCCAAATCTACAACGAAAGACCGACGAATGgttgagttacagcgactaaGTCGTTTAGCGCAAAATGTAATGATATCACGCGAAGCTGCTTTGTTTAGTGAGCTACAGTTTATTAGCAACCACGCGTTACCGTCTTGTGGCCGAGTAATGGATAATTATCGTAAACGTCGGCAAAGAGAGTATGATTTCGAAGCACCTTCAGTCATGGCAAAATGCCAAGCTGTTGCTACAAAACGATATTTAAGTGAAATTGTTAGCATATCTGAGGAAGCTGGATTATCACTGAGCCTTTCTGATGAAGAAGAATGCCTCCAAGCATTACCAACTGCTCCCATCCGAAAGCAACGAAGAATACTTGGATACAATGTGCAATCAGGCGAACAATCGTGCCACCCTAATCGTACGATTGGACACCCTAATTTATCTGGTGCATCGGGTTTTCCAAATATTCTATCGAAAAAAAGCGCTTTGGTTAATACTTCCAACGGAATGGGTGGAAACACATTCGATGGAACAATATTCAATGCTCCGAAATTGTTTATTGTCACTGAAGATCATTATAGAAAGTTACTTGTGCAGCACAGAAAGCGTAAAATGGAAGAGCCTAATCATCCCGAATTGAACCTGGATGGTGTTAAATTAAAGGATGTAGTTAGTCGCACACAAATAGCTGCAGGCTACCGAAGAATTCTGCCCCTTCCAAAAGTTTATATTTCAGAttcagcaaaagaaaatccGATTGGTATCAAAGCTAGGATTAAGTCACAAAAGCTATTCCGAATGCATCGAGTTTCTCCTGATCAGGCTGATTTAAAGCATTCGGTTGGTTTTAATCTAGAAGAGAGAGGTATTAATATAACTGAAATTAAAGTAGAACCTTCAGTGGATGCCGATCAGAAATCGAAAAGCGTACTGCCAAATGATTCATCAGAATCAAATTCGACGGACAATGAATTACACCATCTTGCTTTGAAACATGATGAGTTTATAGAAGGCACGAGAGCAGCGTCAAACCATGACAAAACTAAAGAAAATGGTGAAGATCCTATTAATACTGTAGAGAAATTAAAGCCTTTTTCTGAACATGTATTAGACGAAACTGAACTTTCTATAAAGCCGACAGCTGTTACATCGCTAAATCcaaatgttttaaatagcGTTGCACAGCCTGACGTACCGAAAAAAGCATCGGATACCAGCATAGGAGACAATAATTCAATGAACCTGTTGTTGAGTAGTGGAACTCATGCTTGCTTTTTATCAGTTGTTCGCGATCTATTTTGTTCGAATCCCGACCACCGTTGTACTATGTCAGAATTGATGCAAAAACTTGAGGCTTGGACAAAAAGTCCTGTAGCCGAACGAAATGATTGGTTTGAGCAATATAACAAAAAtggggattgggattcaactCTTCAATCTGCGGTGAAATTTCTTACAGGAGAATTTCAAAACCAACCGGAAGATTTTGTACCGTACATAGAACACAAAATCGCCATCAATATTTTGCAATGGATTGGTGCGTCTCGTGATGCTGATAGTCGCCTAGTTCCTCTTTGCACATATtggcaaaacagaaaacaagaaatgaacaaacaaaccaatatgCCTACGATTACGGCTAACAATATTATTGGTTTGAATAATACCTTGCCAATTGATACAAATATGCACGTCACTGTTTCACcgaagaataagaataaaacaaacatcagtACCAAAAGTTTAGTATCTTCCGCCTATTCCTCAACATCGTCCTCCATTTTATTGCCATCTGCCGGAGAAGTTTCTATCGGATTTAATGAGTCTTCTGTATCATCGCTATCAAGCATGACAATCCTAGCTGATGAGGATGGGTCTGCTAGTGAACGTTCGgtgacaccaccaccaccacttttCCCTACGGATTGGAGCGTTAGAAAGGCTACTGATGAGGAAATACAAAGGTTCCGTGAACAGGAAAAATGTCGATATGAAAATCCGCACATGGCTTTCACTTACAAACAGCACTCGTATGACAGTGTGGTGGGACCTGTTAAAGGAATATACACACAGGCTCCAGGAATTTCGAAGGCCCGTGGACACAGTATGCTAGTCGCAAATCGCCCAAATTTCGTTACCATTCTTACGTTGGTTCGAGATGCAACTGCCCGTTTGCCTAACGGCGAAGGCACTCGTGCAGATATTTGTGAACTATTGAAATCTTCACAGTATATCTCCCCCACAGCTACCGATCAAATATTGCAGACCATTGTCAGCGGTGCTTTGGATCGTATGCATACGGAGCACGATCCCTGTGTGAAGTATGATGCGAAACGGAAAATATGGATCTACTTGCATCGAAACCGCACGGAGCAAGAGTTTGAGCGGTTACATATGCAATACCAAGGATTATCCAAACATAAGAAATCGATTGTGAGAAAATCGATGAGACAGTCCCGAGAAAGTTTAACGACAGCGACATCAAAAATTTCAAACTTGGCCAAACAACATCAGATTGACGATAACGGTCCCAGTGGAGATAATGTTGCCTCAGTCAGTTCTGCTGTTGAAATCCTTCGGGATAATACTACAGAGATCATCAATGTAATGGATTCGGGCACAGATTTAAGTGCAGCTACGTCTGTTATTAATATTCCAACAACTATAGTTGGTAACACGGTGACTGTAGCACGGTCGACAACATCGCTATTGAAAAAACAAGTTCCTCTAACTGTAATGGATAATAGCATTGTCCAGCAATCATGTGTCGACACAAGAAATGAGAATAGAACTGCAAGCAATTCTCCGAGCCAAACTGATCGCACCAAAAAGTCCATCAATACCACCATGCAAGATCATCAACTTTCAGACTCTGGCTCTGATACAATATATAAATCTTCAAGTAAATTGTACAATGCTGTAACGTTAATCACATCTTCTGGAAACAATGTACGGACAATTCAGATCCCAAAATCTTCAATATCATTATCTAATCGACCGGACGTAGCATCAAACCATAGTACAGTAACAGGAAACGAAGCTTTAACATCAGAACTATCAGCACATAATACTTCTCCACAATCTCCTAAAAAGATCATCGTTTCTGCGGTTGTATCTGCTGCCAAAACCATGGGTGCAAGTACAGCGATATCTCCGTCGActgatttttctttaaatcaTTGTGTGGATAATTTACAAAAGCTAAATACTAAGCCAATATTAGTACAATCTGCTGGAACTGCATCACCGATCATTACACCGTCCTCATGTTCGTTTTCGAAAGATGCTATAAAAATTAGCTCTGCCATAGGCGGCACGATAGTATCCATCCGCCAggtaaacaacacaaacctCGGTACGTTAGgtcaaaaaaatcaaacatttgcgTGCGCGCAATCTACATCTTTGTTATCTCCACAACTATCAACACAAGCAAAAAGACCACACATTTCCATGAACAGTTCTTCTATGATTGCCACTACTTCTGCAGCAAATGCAATCCGAACAATCAAGGGTGGTACCATAATATCAGCCGCAATAGAAAAACCAAATTGTAGCTCTTCAGTTACATCATCGACTTCAAAACAAAGTTCTAATTCAGCTCCAATGTTGCAATCAAATCCTGCGACCACTGTTTTGTCACAAAAGATGATGTTAAGTTCTACCAGAGCGTATGCATCATCCGCCGGCGAAAGCAGTAATGTCCCAACTGTAGTGGCCATTAAACCGACTAACTCAACTAGTATAACAACTGTAACAGAAACTGGAACCAATAGACCAATCATAAGGCCCACTGCAAACCTTTTTAGTACTATCACCCTTACCAAAGGTCAGCAGTCAGTTCTAACGCCagcaaagcagcaacaaataattcaaaatttactattgcaaaatcaaaaacagtCTTTAATCACCAAGCAAATAGTTTGTACAACTGACGATGCGAAACAAGGTGTAAGTGTAGGTTCACCATTTCAGTTGGAAAGTCCGACAGCCGTTCCAGCATCATTTAAAATGCAACACAATCCAACTTCAAGTGTGAAACCACTGTCACAGCAAATTGTCAAAATCACGCCTACACGTGCGAAAACTCACTGTATTTCGACGATTAGACCCGTCAGTACAATTGTTACATCGTCGAATTCTCCTGGACATCCTTCATCAAGCATCGTAAATCAAACGTCACCTGGTGTGAAGATGATAAAAATGCATCCATCTACAATGCTCACATCCATCGAACCCCAAGGGATGTTGAATGCAAGCACGATATGTGGAGCTAATACGGTTACCATTTCCGGGACAAATAAATCTCCCGCATCTACTCCAAATTCTACCATGCGAGTACTAAAAACAGCCACCGGAACTACGACTGTTATTAAGACCGAAGTAACGCCAAGTGGATTGTCTGAAAAGCTATTATCCCAAGGAACTCGCCACCATGTTTTGGATAAGCATCGAAATGACTTAACAGCACATGTTGGTTCAAAAGTAATCGTAACACCCAGCATTAGCACAGGTCAACTAATTCCATTGGAGAGTCttttacaaaaacaaggtgTTACGCCCACGACAAACAGTTCAACAGGGGGTTTAAATACTTTTTTGAAGATAACTGGCACCAACAAAACTGGACAACAACAGTTTTTACAGTTTACTACTAGTTCTAATGCAGCAAGCTCAATCACTTCAACATCAGCCTCGAACGTACTATCAAATAGTGGGACTACATCACTGGGGAGTGTACGGCAACAATACACCATTTTACCTCAGTCCCGAAACATAATATCGGTAGCATCAACATCTCGTACATGTCGAAAAAACAATATTCCCTTAACAATTGTTTCATCTCAAGATTCAAATG AGTCTTTGCCATCTGCAGCTTCGCTTATTGCTGGaaataagaaaggaaatgtaacCGAGGTCAATACCATTGACGACACGGTTCCATCGCCACCTGTTCATTCACCTTCTGAAAAACAAATACCACAAGTAAAGCTACTCACAACTGCTCAGAGTCCAAAATCATTTAGTTCCGGTGCCATTACTTCCACAACAACAATACAACCACAAAATAACATTTCTAAAACGAAAACATCGCTAGATAATACGGATCTATTGAATGCAAAAATTATAGGGGTCCGGAACATTGCTTCAACTAAGCTGAAAGGCACATCCTCTTTGAG TTTGATGAATACAGGTGGCCTAAATATAGCACATATTGGTGGAAAACCAGTAATAATTGCAAACAATGCGGCGATCGGGACCAATCAAGGAATTACAGTCAGCACTTCGCATTTACATAACAACGGTGTTAATAAAGGCACACCTGCTGGCACAATGTTATTAACTTCAAAAACAAATTCCATCAGCCCAGCATTAGAACAGCAAAATTCAAACGATATG AATGTACCTGGTTTACCTTCAACGGCAAGAAGAGATAATGCATGCACAAACAGTGTAATTCCAGGACAAATTCAAACTCTCATGATTCGTAATAATTTGCTAAAGGTGCAAAGTGTACCACCAATGGCATTAAATAAACTTTCTCAACATACAACTATTTCGGCTGGGTCGGTAGGCGCCAGCGGTGCAGGAAGTGGAGTTAAAACTTCCACCACAGCAATAACAGCCTGTGCGGGAAGATGCACTACAGCTCAATcaaggcaacagcaacaaacgcaGGAAGCTCAGACGCAGTATCCTCAGCAAACTCCAcagaaacaacagcaaagTAAACAGCTTGGCTCTGCTGGAAGCGCCATTCTTTTCACGCCACATGTAGCTGCTAATAACAAACCATTAGGTGCGATGAGTATGGAAGATAAATCATTTGTCAAAATACAATCTTCAAGTACTGAAATAAGTAAT AACGCCGATGGAGGATCGCAAAAGGTGCAATCGCAGCGTATAGTTCTATCTCAACCGACGATAGCATCAGATCTAAATGTAGCTGGCAATGCCTTGAATTTCAAGCGTCTGAAGGTTATACCAATTAGTAAACAATctaaacaataa